AACGGTGAGTTCTACTTCATTGAAATGAACACCCGAATTCAGGTTGAGCACCCAGTGACAGAAATGGTCACCGGCGTCGACCTGATCAAAGAGCAGCTGCGCATCGCAGCCGGCCAGCCGCTGTCGTTCACTCAGGATGACATCAAGCTGCGCGGCCATGCGATCGAGTGCCGGATCAACGCAGAAGATCCGGTCCGCTTCCTGCCATGCCCGGGCAAAATCACCCGTTTCCATTCGCCAGGCGGTATGGGCGTACGCTGGGAGTCCCACATCTATTCGGGCTACAGCGTGCCACCACACTACGATTCCATGATCGGCAAACTGATCACTTACGGTGAAAACCGTGATGTGGCCATTGCCCGCATGAAGAATGCCCTGAGCGAGATGATCATCGACGGGATCAAAACCAACGTCCCGCTGCAGCAGGACATCATGGCTGACGAAAACTTCCAGCACGGTGGCGCCAACATCCACTACCTGGAGAAGAAGCTGGGTATCCACTAAGCACCCTGCGCAATGACTGACGAAGGCTGCCTCCGGGCAGCCTTTTTCTTTCTCCTGCCCTCGCCGTTTCTAGCGCCGCTCCCCATCTTTTGCCACAATAGCCGCCTTGCTTTGGTACCGGCATTACTCACCCTTTTCGTTCAAACCGTTCGCGACTAATGCTGCTTAACGACTGGAGACTTCCGCATGAAGACACTCTCTGCTCGCTATCGCCAGGCCCATAAAGAAGCAAAATGGGCCCTGGGGTTAGCGCTCGCTTATTTTTTCTGGTGGTACGGCTCGGCATATGCCTTCGCCCCCGACCCGGTCCAGCACGCGCTCCCGGAGCTGTACTGGGGCTTGCCGCTCTGGTTCCTGCTGGCCTGTATTATCGGCCCGGTGATCTTTACCCTGCTGTGCGCCCTGATGGTGAAATACCTCTATCAGGACATGCCGCTGACGGTTGACGAGGATACGCCGGATGTCTAATTCCCTGTTGATCCCTCTAGTGCTGTACCTTGCCGCCGTGTTCGGTTTCGCCTGGTTCACCCGCCGCCACCAGCAACGCGGCAGCGGCTTTCTCAGCGAATACCTGGTCGGGGGCCGCAGCATGGGCGGGTTCGTCCTGGCGATGACGCTGGCCGCCACCTATGCCAGTGCCAGCTCATTTATCGGCGGGCCGGGCGCGGCGTACAAAATGGGCCTGGGCTGGGTGCTGCTGGCGATGATCCAGTTGCCGGCCGCCTGGCTGACGCTGGGAGTGCTGGGCAAGAAATTTGCCATCGAGGCCCGGCGCCACAACGCCCTGACACTCAACGACATGCTCTATGCCCGCTATCGCAACCGCGGCGTGGTGATCTTCGCCTCCCTGGCGCTGCTGCTGGCCTTCTTCGGCACCATGGTGGTGCAGTTCGTCGGCGGTGCCCGGTTGCTGCAAACCGTCACCGGCCTCTCTTATGAGCAGGGCCTGATGCTGTTCGCTGCCACCGTCGGCCTGTATACCACCATCGGCGGCTTCCGCGCGGTGGTGATGACCGACACGGTTCAGGGGATCATGATGATCATCGGCACGCTAGCGCTGCTCGGCGGGATCATCCATGCCGGGGGCAGCGTCGGAGAACTGATCACCGATCTGCATCGGATCGATCCGGATCTCATCACCCCGTTCGGCCCGGACAACTTTCTCTCCCAGCCGTTTATGCTGAGTTTCTGGGTGCTGGTATGCTTTGGCGTGATCGGTCTGCCTCATGCGGCCGTGCGCTGCATGTCGTACAAAGACAGCCGCTCGCTTCACCGCGGCATGGTGATCAGCACCGCGATGGTGGCTTTCCTGATGCTGGGCATGCATCTGGCCGGCGCCCTGGGCCGCGCCATTGTGCCGGATATCGCCAGCCCGGATCAGATCATGCCGACCCTGATGATGACAGTACTGCCGCCGGTGGTGGCCGGAATCTTCCTCGCCGGTCCGATGGCCGCGATCATGTCGACCATCGACTCGCAGCTGATCCAGGCCTCGGCAACCCTGCTCAAGGATCTTTACCTCAATTACATCAACCCAGCCGCTGCAAACGCCCCGGAGACCGAATCCCGACTGCCGAAGCTCTCGCTGTGGGTCACCGGCATTTTCTCGCTGCTGGTGTTCATTGCCGCCACCAACCCGCCGGAGATGATTATCTGGCTCAACCTGCTGGCCTTCGGCGGCATGCAGGCGGTCTTCCTCTGGCCGCTGGTACTGGGTCTGTACTGGAAAAAAGCCTCGGCTACCGGTGCCTTTGCCTCGATGATCACCGGCCTGGGCTGCTACATCGGCCTGTCGGTGTTCAAGCCGGATCTCGGCGGCCTACATGCCATCGTCCCGACGCTGGCCCTGGGCCTGATCAGCTTTGTCCTCGGCAGTCTGGCCAAACCGACCCTCGTCGCCAAGCCGCAGCCCCAGGCGTAACGCCCGCCCGTCAAACCCCACCCGATAGCACCTCCCGGTGCTATCTTTTTTTCAAGGCCAGCCCCGGCCGGCGCTGCCATGAATCAGGTGCGAGCTGCTGACTTTTTATGCTAGACTCCGCACCTTTGAACCGAAGCCTGATTGGAAATGAGCCATGCCCTGGATTCAGATTAAACTCAACGCAACCGCAGAAAATGCCGAAGCCATTGGCGATATGCTGATGGAAGAGACCGGCGCCCTGTCCGTCACTTTCCTTGACGCCCAGGATACTCCGGTGTTTGAGCCGCTCCCTGGTGAAACCCGCCTGTGGGGCGATACCGATGTCGTCGGTTTGTATGATGCCGAGTCCGACATGGATCTGGTGCTCACCCTGCTGAAAAACAGCCCGCTGCTGGCTGACGACTTTGCCTATAAAGTCGAACAGCTGGAAGACAAAGACTGGGAGCGCGAGTGGATGGAAAACTTCCACCCGATGCGTTTCGGCCGCCGTCTGTGGATCTGTCCAAGCTGGCGCGAAGCCCCGGATCCGGATGCCGTCAACGTCCTGCTTGACCCGGGCCTGGCTTTCGGAACCGGAACCCACCCGACCACCTCGCTGTGCCTGGAATGGCTGGACGGCCAGGATCTGACCGGTAAAACCGTGATCGATTTCGGCTGTGGTTCGGGCATCCTGGCGATTGCCGCCATCAAGCTGGGTGCCGCCAAGGTGATCGGGATTGATATCGACCCACAAGCTATCCTGGCTTCCCGCGACAATGCCGAGCGCAACGGCGTGGCTGACCAGCTGGAACTTTACCTGCCGCAAGATCAACCGGCCGACATCCAGGCCGACGTCGTGGTCGCCAACATCCTGGCCGGGCCACTGCGCGAGCTGTCGCCGGTGATTAAGGGACTGGTCAAAGACGGCGGCGATCTGGCGATCTCCGGCGTGCTGGAAAGCCAGGCGGAAGATGTCGCCTCGTTCTACAGCGACGCCCTGACCCTGGACCCGATCACCGCCCGTGAAGAGTGGTGCCGGATCTCCGGTCACAAGGCATAACGACACAATCTCGGCCAGGATTTGATTGTGTACAAAATGGCCAATTGATTGAATTTCATACGCTTTTGTAATTCAAAAACGAAATGCTCAATTATTGGCCTTTTCAGAAAGGGAAAAAATGCGTAAAATGCGCGCCCTTACTGGCACTGTCAGGAACAGACGTTTGAAGATCGGTCCTTATCAACTAAAAAACCAGCTGATTGTCGCACCCATGGCGGGTGTCACCGATCGGCCATTTCGTGAGCTGTGTCTGCGCTATGGCGCGGGAATGGCGGTGAGCGAAATGATGTCTTCAAATCCAGATTTGTGGAATACGTCTAAGTCCCAGAACCGCATGGTCCATGAAGGCGAGTCCGGGATCCGCTCGGTCCAGATCGCCGGCGCCGATCCGGCCCTGATGGCCGAAGCGGCACAATTCAGTGTTGAGAACGGTGCGCAAATCATCGACATCAACATGGGTTGCCCGGCCAAGAAGGTCAACAAGCGGCTGGCGGGCTCGGCCCTGCTGCAATACCCGGCGCTGGTCGAAGAGATCCTGCGCAGTGTGGTGAACGCGGTTGATGTTCCGGTGACGCTGAAAACCCGGACCGGTTGGGATCCGGACAACCGAAACTGTGTCGAGATTGCCCAAATGGCTGAGCAATGCGGCATTCAGGCTCTGGCCCTGCACGGCCGGACCAAAGCCTGTATGTACAAAGGCGAGGCAGAATACGATTACATCAGAGCGGTGAAAGAAGCGATTTCGATCCCGGTGATTGCGAACGGTGATATCGACTCACCGGAGAAGGCACGCTTCGTACTGGATTACACCGGTGCCGACGCTTTGATGATTGGCCGCCCGGCTCAAGGGCGTCCATGGATTTTCCAGGAAATCCAGCATTACTTAACAACTGGCGAACATTTGCCGGCCCCATCAATTGATGAAGTCGGTAATACCATGCTGGGCCATGTTCAGGAACTTCACCGTTTCTACGGCGAGTATCTCGGGTTGCGCATCGCACGTAAACACGTGTCTTGGTACTTGAAAGAACATGCTCCGGCAGGAGATTTTCGCCAGACCTTCAACGCTATCGAAGATGCCCAACAGCAACTCGATGCGCTGCAAGGCTACTTCGAAAACGTTGCATAAATACGAGAAGAGCTGACAGAATATGTTCGAACAAAATCTGACTTCAGAAGCACTAACAGTGACGACTGTAACTTCACAAGACCAAATCACACAGAAGCCACTCCGTGACTCTGTCAAGGCGTCACTCAAGAACTACCTGGCTCAGTTAAACGGTCAGGAAGTCGATGATCTGTACGAGCTGGTTCTGGCTGAAGTTGAACAGCCACTACTGGACACCATCATGCAGTACACCCGCGGTAACCAGACGCGCGCAGCAACCATGATGGGCATCAACCGCGGCACTCTTCGTAAGAAGCTGAAAAAATACGGCATGAACTAAAGCCTAACACATAAGCTATTGATTAAAAAGCCGTGCTTCCCTTTGGGGGCACGGCTTTTTTGATATATGTACTCTCACATGTACCCCTTGCAACAGAATAAGAACACTAACGCTCTATGCGCACGATAAAAATAAATTTCCAAGCACTAGATCAAACATCTCTTGCCTTACAAGGGCTAGAGTCAATACAGCAACGTAATTTTGGCTTAGGTGACTTATTAGCAAAACTACACCCAATAGCTGAACTACACCCAATCGCTGAACTACACCCAATCGCTGAACTTGTTAGAAGCATCACCAATAGTGTGGTTAAAAAAGAGCATAGTGCGTACATCAATAAGATCACTGAGTTCACCCTGAGACATAAAGATATTCAAGATCTTATCCAGGAAAACGCTCCAATTAATAGTCTTACAACACGTGGAGTGAGAAGCCTCGTTTATAGTATTTATGGGGGAGCCGTAAGCCACGCAGAAAAACGGCCACTCATAGACAACGTTATCGACATAGCAAAACTCTTCTACAAACAGCACCCATCAATCACTATCAAGCTCGGTTGCCTCATTGAGCACATTAGAGAGCTCTGCTCGCATAAAGTTGTATTACCAGCAACGAGCATCTTTCGGTCTAAGATGAAACATCTAATTCCCAATAGCGCTGTTGGGCTAGGGAGGAGTTGTCGAGATGCAAGCAGAATCGTGAACAGCTACTTTAACCAAAACCCTCAGGTTCTAGCTACCTTAGTTTAGTGTAAATTGCCTACTGACTGTTAAGCATGCCTGCTCCACTTTAATCAAAATGAATACAAACAAATTCATTGGTTAACGAGTCAAAACATGAGCATGAAAACAGACAAAGGCAAAATTGCATCACAATCAGAGTTAAATTTTACCGATCGTCTTGTTCGAGAAGACGAGCGGCGATTACTTACATCCATTAGCCGCTCACACTGCTATCAGCTAGAAAAGCAAGGACGATTCCCTGCCCGTATTCGACTGGGAGCCAGAAGCTGTGCTTGGAAACTGAGTGAGTTGTTAGCTTGGATTGAGGGCAAGTAACTTTGGTGAGAAAAGCGAATAGCAAGGGGATGCTACCCAATGGTCGAGCAAAAGCAAAAGATGGATTTGTAAAAGCACTCCATAAAATCTTTGACCATGAGGACTATCAATCCTTGAGCCATAGCGCACAGAGCCTACTGTGGCTTCTAGCTCGCCAGTACAACGGATTCAACAACGGTTCACTAACTCTGGCCCTTTCCGTCGTCGGAAAATGGGGATGGAAAAAAAAGCTCCTTCAAAAATGCCGAGATGAGCTAATTGCCAAAGACTGGATCAGGATATCTCGAACTCCTGCGTTTCCCAAACAGCGAACGCTATACGCACTGTCATGGCAACCTATCGATGAAGTTAATGGCATCACTTATGACGATGGAGTATTGGGTCAAAAACTAAGGTCATTACGATTCTAGGGGGCCAATGGAGCCCATAAAGTCTATTTAAGGGTTCCCTTGGGTACCAAAAGTACGATAAGCGAGCAGTAACATTCCTTTTATGGCTCCTAATGGAGCCCATAACTGCCCAATCACCGCTGATTTATGGGGTGTAAAAGAGCCCCATCTATAGATATTTACCATGTGCAGGAGAGCAGCCATGTCAATGCTAACTGACAAGAAAAGAACAAACCGCCAAAACTCAGACAAAGTACTGCAAAAACACAAACAGACTGAAGACAAAGCAGAAGCCAACAATGCCAGCTCCTTACATCAGGTTATTCGAATGATGCGAGCACAAATCAGCAGACTGACCAAAGAAAATGCCCACCTCACTATGGAAAAAGGGAAACTAAT
Above is a window of Photobacterium sp. TY1-4 DNA encoding:
- a CDS encoding YhdT family protein, with translation MKTLSARYRQAHKEAKWALGLALAYFFWWYGSAYAFAPDPVQHALPELYWGLPLWFLLACIIGPVIFTLLCALMVKYLYQDMPLTVDEDTPDV
- the panF gene encoding sodium/pantothenate symporter, giving the protein MSNSLLIPLVLYLAAVFGFAWFTRRHQQRGSGFLSEYLVGGRSMGGFVLAMTLAATYASASSFIGGPGAAYKMGLGWVLLAMIQLPAAWLTLGVLGKKFAIEARRHNALTLNDMLYARYRNRGVVIFASLALLLAFFGTMVVQFVGGARLLQTVTGLSYEQGLMLFAATVGLYTTIGGFRAVVMTDTVQGIMMIIGTLALLGGIIHAGGSVGELITDLHRIDPDLITPFGPDNFLSQPFMLSFWVLVCFGVIGLPHAAVRCMSYKDSRSLHRGMVISTAMVAFLMLGMHLAGALGRAIVPDIASPDQIMPTLMMTVLPPVVAGIFLAGPMAAIMSTIDSQLIQASATLLKDLYLNYINPAAANAPETESRLPKLSLWVTGIFSLLVFIAATNPPEMIIWLNLLAFGGMQAVFLWPLVLGLYWKKASATGAFASMITGLGCYIGLSVFKPDLGGLHAIVPTLALGLISFVLGSLAKPTLVAKPQPQA
- the prmA gene encoding 50S ribosomal protein L11 methyltransferase, translated to MPWIQIKLNATAENAEAIGDMLMEETGALSVTFLDAQDTPVFEPLPGETRLWGDTDVVGLYDAESDMDLVLTLLKNSPLLADDFAYKVEQLEDKDWEREWMENFHPMRFGRRLWICPSWREAPDPDAVNVLLDPGLAFGTGTHPTTSLCLEWLDGQDLTGKTVIDFGCGSGILAIAAIKLGAAKVIGIDIDPQAILASRDNAERNGVADQLELYLPQDQPADIQADVVVANILAGPLRELSPVIKGLVKDGGDLAISGVLESQAEDVASFYSDALTLDPITAREEWCRISGHKA
- the dusB gene encoding tRNA dihydrouridine synthase DusB; this translates as MKIGPYQLKNQLIVAPMAGVTDRPFRELCLRYGAGMAVSEMMSSNPDLWNTSKSQNRMVHEGESGIRSVQIAGADPALMAEAAQFSVENGAQIIDINMGCPAKKVNKRLAGSALLQYPALVEEILRSVVNAVDVPVTLKTRTGWDPDNRNCVEIAQMAEQCGIQALALHGRTKACMYKGEAEYDYIRAVKEAISIPVIANGDIDSPEKARFVLDYTGADALMIGRPAQGRPWIFQEIQHYLTTGEHLPAPSIDEVGNTMLGHVQELHRFYGEYLGLRIARKHVSWYLKEHAPAGDFRQTFNAIEDAQQQLDALQGYFENVA
- the fis gene encoding DNA-binding transcriptional regulator Fis, encoding MFEQNLTSEALTVTTVTSQDQITQKPLRDSVKASLKNYLAQLNGQEVDDLYELVLAEVEQPLLDTIMQYTRGNQTRAATMMGINRGTLRKKLKKYGMN
- a CDS encoding helix-turn-helix transcriptional regulator codes for the protein MKTDKGKIASQSELNFTDRLVREDERRLLTSISRSHCYQLEKQGRFPARIRLGARSCAWKLSELLAWIEGK